From Fusarium musae strain F31 chromosome 8, whole genome shotgun sequence:
GGTTGGAGTCTCTTGATGAGAGGTTGTTGGTGCTTCCTGCTGTTGAACCATCGGTAGTCAAATCAGGGACAGGAGTCGAGGGCCTGGAAGGCGAAGGGCCTTTAGCTATTGACTCAGGGTCATAGACCTCAAGGTTCTCAGGTGCCAACTGCATGCTAGCTCTGAAAGGCCTAGAAAAGCTCAGAGGTGACACATGTTCAGTACGGTTACTCACAACCTTCGGGATTCTTCCGACTTGAGGAAGTCGGCTTCGCCGACCAGCGGTGGTGCTTGTTGACGGAGGCTGAAGAGTAGGCTTCTTGGACATCAAAGTCTGCTGGGGTACAGGCAGCCGAGGCTTGGTCTTCATCTCGATGCTCTCCCGCCTTGGGGAGCTAGCTGGCTCTGCAGGTCGCACCGGGGAATTAGCTGACGACGGCATCTCTGGTGTACCTTGCGAAAGCTCGGGAGTACCACCAACACTCGGTGACTTTCCGTAAACCTCGGCAAACCTCAGGACATCTTGAATGTCCATGGGCTCGCTATCCTCTTGCTCTGACGAATCCATCATGGCGTAGAATGCAAggggcttcttctccactgGTTTGACAGTAGCTGAGACCTTCTCACTTTGCTTAGGTTGCTGCGTCTGGGTTGATCTTCCAAACAGATTCCACTTGCGAGGTGACCGAGGTCTCTTGACAAGTTTCTTGGGTGCAGGGTGCGAAGACTTAGCCTCGTGAGAAATCTCCCGTTGCAGTTCGAAGTGGGACTCATCAGACATGACACTGGTATCAAAGCTTGTCATAGGCGACGATGCATAACCTGATGTGTTGATGGGCTGAGGCAGCTTCAGGGGGTCATCCGGCGAAGATCGGAGACGATGGACAGATCTTCGGAAAGCCAACGTCGACTTCATCGTAGGGCCTTCAGAATCGCTGCTCTCGGAGGGACGGCGAGCACCAAAAGCTGGGTGTGGGGTGCGTGACATGGGCGATGGCCACAAAGTGTTTCGAGGCTGATCTTGAGATACTGCCAATGACTGCGAACTTCCGAATCTCGACTCCTCGGTCGCCAGGCTCTGTGAGCTTACACTTCGAGAGATTTCAGAGCTTGCATTTCGATTCTCGATAACCGCACCTCCAGCGATGACCACTGGGTTGACCCGGTCTGCGAAGAAGGAATCGTTGCTAGAACGGGGTTCCTGAGTTGTTTGACTACCAGGAGAATTGCGTGTCATGTTGCTGATACTGCCGCTGCGTCTCTTGTGAGCACCAATGCGTCCATAGCCTTCATGGCCTGTGCCAGCTACAGGGCCCTTGCGGAgagtcttcttttccttctcgttCTTCTCGACTTGTGTTGCGTTGGCATGCTTCTTGCGACTAAAGAACGGGAAGCGCGAGAAAGAGGAGGTTGCCACATTAGGGCTCGGTGTGCGTGTCATTCGAGGTGGCTCGAGGCCCTTACCCTTCTTCGATTCGGCGGTTGCCTTGGCTGCCGGTTGAGCATACAATTCGCCTCTGATGGGGAGCTGCGAGGTTGACGCTGTTCGACCTCCATGAGTGTACTGTGGCTTTGGGGGCGACAGAGCTGTTGTAGCCGCAGATTCACTTCCACGTCTTTCGGTTGATGGGAGGGATTGAGTAGAAAGATTGCTGTGGATAACTGGCATGGGGTTGAATAGTTGAGATTGCATGTCGGGGGTGCCATCTCTGCTGGGCCGTGAAGGGGGCACGGCTCTTGGGGAGGCAGAAGATTGGGCACTTCTCTCAGGGGAGGGGGATCGCAAAACAGGTCTTGATACCTTGCGTACCGACTTGGGCGACGATGTCTCCTCACGAAAGTATTGTGATGACTTCCGTGGTGGAGGACTGGGTGGAGGCGGAGGCAGattcttggtcttcttcttgatggtggCTTCTCGAACGGTAGAGttcgacgaggatgaagtcaGGGACTCTCTAACAGCTGCGAGGCCATGAGGATCAACGGTGATGGCATCAACCTCGTTGGGGAAACTTCCACCGGCTCTTCGTGTCACAGGTGGTCTGTTGAGGATAGGACTTTGCAGTCGGTTCTTGTTCTGGGGGCGAAGGGGTGCAACAAGACCAGGAGACTGGGAAGCAATTGAGGTTGGCGTGGTGTCGCGACTATAGGACCCTGGTCCAGGTGACTCGGAGAACCTAGTAGACGGGCTTCCACTAGTTCCAGAAAACAGTAGGCTGGCTGGAGTTGGAGGTGGAAGATCGTGTGTCGCTAACCGGAACGGAACCTCAATGCGGTTATCCGAGCTGTCAGACGGACGTCGAATGTTGCGATAACGGTCCAGTTCGGGGTAGATTACTGGTGATTTGGAAGGCTTCTTTACCTCTACAACCTCAGCAACTTGGATCTCGGCAGGGCTGCTGGTAAGTTCTCTATCCAGATGGAAGCCGAAAGCAGGGTCGAGTGAGCCTTGGCGCTTATGCtgggacgaagaagaagagtctgTCCGAGATGAGCCAGTCCGTGTTGTCTTGACATCACCGGATAATGATGACTTCTTCCTACGCAGAACGTTTGGGTTAGACCTTGGGTTGTCCATGGACtgggctgatgatgatgatccagAACCTCCACGATGGTTGGCAGCTGATCGTGTGGATGCTGAAGTAGAAGAAGAACCCCATGATTTGGCTTGATGATTAGGGCTAGGTCGTGGTACAGGTTGAGGAATTGATGGTCGTCGAGTGGtagaaggttgaggaggccTTGCTGATGGACGTGAGATGGATGAGGGCTTCGGTAATGGTCGTGGAATCTCTTCCCTCCTTCCTAATCTATTGAGTGGCTTTAGGGCATTCGAGGTAACTCCAGGCTCAGTTCCCATTGTCATTCCCGGACCAGGTCGTCTTATGCGAGACGGCTCCGAGGGCCTGGTCGGGATACCAGACCCCAATCTGTAAGATTCCATCTTCCAACCTTCTTCAGGATCGATTTCGTGTACTTAATCCCATATTTCGCTGGGAATATTCTGAACAGGTGTACGATATATATGAAAGtccaaaaaaagaaaaaaggaaaaaaagagagaaaagaaaagtaacCGAGACCGTGAATCGGGAGAGCGAGGTAGAGTCGTCGTTATTAGTGTGGAGGGGAATCGTTACTCTAAGAACTGGTGTGGGTAAATATATCAGCTCGAAGAGGCCTAGTTCGTTGGGTGATGGTGTGGGCTATGGGATGAACCCGCGTCTAAAAGTTTGGTTGACGGACGGTAGAGCTGGCGCTTCGGTTGATGTGATGAGTGTTTGAGGTGCGGGCTTTAGTACAGTAGTGTCGTTCCAAGGTTGGAGTGTAAGTGGAGGAAGTGAGACAGGACAAGGAAGAGGGAAAGGATAATTAGATGAGTTGAATAAGTTTAAGAGATGAATAGACAATGCAATGGCAGATAGAAGACAAGGAGACACAAGACAGTGGCAAAAATAGAGAGCGAACGGGTATAGATATGATAAGGCAAGAAAAGGTAGTAAGTAAGtcaagaggagagagatggTAGCAGCGGGGAGGGCCGAGACGGAAACGGGAGCATATAACTAAGGTAGGAAGAGAGAGGTACAGTAGTATTTAGGCAATGGACGACCTTTCTGGGGCCATCATCATGAGTGGACGACGACATCTGGTACATGAATACATGGACGGATGGGCAGAGGTACATGCTATGCTTGGtagaggagagagaggatGGAGGACTCTGACTGTGGCGTTTCTCCTAAtcctggtctggtctggcctgGGAGGTTGCAGGCATTGCCTTGCCAGGCATCGCATCTCGGGCGTGGAGTCCGCCCATGCCATACCATGCCATGcaatgcgatgcgatgcgataaAACCCTCCCGCCAAGTTTGACTCATCCGTTTGGTCAGCGACAGGCTAGAGAAAACACTGCAGCCAGCAGCAACTGGTACCTAGTCTAGTCTAGTATCCGTCGCTGCGGAGCACATCAACTCCAAGCGTGCTACTGCGCCGCGTTCCCTCCTTCGGGGTGCATATCCATATTATCCTATGAGAAAGCCCTCATGGCATCTTAACGCAGTGATTGGGCACCACACCCTTGTAGCGATTTGCACTCCCAATCCTGGTCGCCTTGAAGGACCCTTGGTGTGGGCTATCCATACTCCGTAGTGGGGCTtcacagagagagagagacagagacggaAACGTGAGAGAAGGATATCTTTAAATGACTGGTTAACCTTgaactgggctgggctgggccgTTGAcattagttagttagttaaCTTACTTAGTTAGTAGAGTGGGCCAGAAAGGGATGGGCCGATGGCCGCTCATCATGGACCAATCTTGGATCTCTATAACCCGAGATGTTGGAGGAGAGACAGACACAAAGGGTGGGTAAACAATAAGGAGGAGTGCGTGCACAGATATGGAAAGAATAAATGTTATCAGCAAAAAGATAACATCGAATCATAGTCCAATACCTCTCTCATATGAAAAAAGCCTGACCAAGAACTGATGCGGGTGCAGGGTATATAGTCCTGACATTTGGTGGTTGCGTCCCgttttggagatgatgaagctgtgTGAGGGGGGGGCAGGAATCGTATGTATTCCCAGTGACTGATTATCTTTTCTCTTGACGTCTCGATTTTCCAACAGTCAGGGGCCGTGAATCTATGCCCGGAGCCGAAGGACAGAGCCGTGGGTGTGAAGACAATGAGAATTTGGAGCAGGGTATCGTCATCTTGATGGGGAGGGGGAAACTGTCCGTGACTCCGAGTTAGAGTAGAGACATGACGGGCGGCGCTTgttccttgttcttgtccttcagcACAAATATGCGACGTCGTTGGAGGCATATGCATGTCTTAGACATGCATATCAAATGTCTCACTTTGTTTCTCTCCCACAGGTTAATCTGGCCTGCATGTCTCTGAAATGTCTTGCCCATAGCCAGCCTCACCTTCCAGATCCGTGATCCGTTGATCAATATGATGAGCGTAAGCAAACTCCAGACGCCtatcgtctcgtctcgtctcgtctcattTAGGGTTGTAATC
This genomic window contains:
- a CDS encoding hypothetical protein (EggNog:ENOG41), coding for MDNPRSNPNVLRRKKSSLSGDVKTTRTGSSRTDSSSSSQHKRQGSLDPAFGFHLDRELTSSPAEIQVAEVVEVKKPSKSPVIYPELDRYRNIRRPSDSSDNRIEVPFRLATHDLPPPTPASLLFSGTSGSPSTRFSESPGPGSYSRDTTPTSIASQSPGLVAPLRPQNKNRLQSPILNRPPVTRRAGGSFPNEVDAITVDPHGLAAVRESLTSSSSNSTVREATIKKKTKNLPPPPPSPPPRKSSQYFREETSSPKSVRKVSRPVLRSPSPERSAQSSASPRAVPPSRPSRDGTPDMQSQLFNPMPVIHSNLSTQSLPSTERRGSESAATTALSPPKPQYTHGGRTASTSQLPIRGELYAQPAAKATAESKKGKGLEPPRMTRTPSPNVATSSFSRFPFFSRKKHANATQVEKNEKEKKTLRKGPVAGTGHEGYGRIGAHKRRSGSISNMTRNSPGSQTTQEPRSSNDSFFADRVNPVVIAGGAVIENRNASSEISRSVSSQSLATEESRFGSSQSLAVSQDQPRNTLWPSPMSRTPHPAFGARRPSESSDSEGPTMKSTLAFRRSVHRLRSSPDDPLKLPQPINTSGYASSPMTSFDTSVMSDESHFELQREISHEAKSSHPAPKKLVKRPRSPRKWNLFGRSTQTQQPKQSEKVSATVKPVEKKPLAFYAMMDSSEQEDSEPMDIQDVLRFAEVYGKSPSVGGTPELSQGTPEMPSSANSPVRPAEPASSPRRESIEMKTKPRLPVPQQTLMSKKPTLQPPSTSTTAGRRSRLPQVGRIPKVVSNRTEHVSPLSFSRPFRASMQLAPENLEVYDPESIAKGPSPSRPSTPVPDLTTDGSTAGSTNNLSSRDSNPPALSRVEKEFLAFSPRKDSEGTIGTSSSSCSGILAFSGSTAVIPQPYDPPAEDEVWDEYDDLLGEDAGKALPSATSSRGTPFHLETYESKLASKEKPLESPTIVFDKKASRQSKATTISSTCSADMTERLRAAFQPHPSPSTPFSVSKFVSGYEDRNTNTNTEVPATGEVSRRSSRSSRKTRRSDASSSSEDGSPLAQVNLRVGSMTVSKWLTFGHVLFSDVRHELVPVEGSLKRHSILVIDGLGNDDWSFYAAETYPAATFFNLSPRAPLPEELKSSSSSFPLSPPNHHQIQYVSHLDKFPFAPQSFTAVVYRFPVAAPEAYYRSILTEARRVLKPGGFIELSILDVDLNNMGNRGRRTVRRLKERINEKTPDTSLGSTADLIVRLLGKVGFTTIKAARVGVPVASSVTRSDSKADKGKATAEKKKDPPSLSEMMSDNSPLADEGITKMVSRVGRWWYTRCYENAAENPSGKSIWSDKSLLSESEELGTSLKLMVCCARAPLERITSV